The following are from one region of the Edwardsiella tarda ATCC 15947 = NBRC 105688 genome:
- a CDS encoding YhcH/YjgK/YiaL family protein produces MLTGNVHYLAQMPYLPVAIRQAIEYVMANFSAATPAGRYEIDAQRQFVLIAHDETAAAETRRAEYHARYLDVQIVLEGQEGMGFSNLAPGVPGEDRLADKDIAFLPLGAGGLQEKSLTLQPGDFVVFYPGEVHKPLCALGAPAPVCKAVIKLDARALGLLAD; encoded by the coding sequence ATGTTGACGGGTAATGTTCACTACCTCGCCCAGATGCCCTATCTGCCGGTGGCGATCCGCCAGGCGATCGAGTATGTGATGGCCAACTTCAGCGCGGCGACGCCGGCAGGACGCTATGAGATCGACGCCCAGCGCCAGTTTGTCTTGATCGCCCACGACGAGACCGCCGCCGCCGAGACGCGCCGTGCCGAATACCACGCCCGCTATCTGGATGTGCAGATTGTGCTGGAGGGGCAGGAGGGTATGGGCTTTAGCAACCTGGCTCCTGGGGTGCCCGGCGAGGATCGGTTGGCGGATAAGGATATCGCCTTCCTGCCGCTGGGTGCAGGTGGCCTACAGGAGAAGTCTTTGACGTTGCAGCCGGGTGACTTTGTGGTGTTTTATCCGGGCGAGGTGCATAAGCCGTTGTGTGCGCTGGGGGCTCCCGCACCGGTGTGCAAGGCGGTGATCAAGCTGGATGCGCGCGCGCTCGGCCTGCTGGCCGACTAA
- the argF gene encoding ornithine carbamoyltransferase, translating into MDQLHQHHFLRLLDFTPQQIAYLINLAAELKHAKKQGSEVARLTGKNIALIFEKDSTRTRCAFEVAAHDQGAHVTYLGPSGSQIGHKESIKDSARVLGRMYDAIQYRGFGQTVVETLAHYAGVPVWNGLTDEFHPTQILADLLTMREHCAKPLSAIKLAYLGDARNNMGNSLLEGAALMGMELRLVAPRAFWPEAALVAQCQAVAEQTGAKLILTEEVAEGVQDADFLYTDVWVSMGEAKSVWQERIAQLLPYQVNMQTLQLSGNPQVKFLHCLPAFHDTMTAVGKQMAEQYGLHDGIEVTDEVFESPHSIVFDQAENRLHTIKAVMVATLAGA; encoded by the coding sequence ATGGATCAGCTTCATCAGCATCACTTCCTGCGCTTACTGGATTTCACCCCACAACAGATTGCATACCTAATCAATCTTGCCGCCGAGCTTAAGCACGCCAAGAAACAGGGGAGTGAGGTGGCGCGCCTGACAGGAAAGAATATCGCCCTGATCTTCGAGAAGGACTCCACCCGTACCCGCTGCGCCTTCGAGGTCGCCGCCCACGATCAGGGGGCCCACGTCACCTATCTCGGCCCGAGCGGTAGCCAGATCGGCCATAAGGAGTCGATCAAGGACAGCGCGCGCGTGTTGGGGCGGATGTATGACGCCATCCAATACCGTGGCTTCGGTCAGACGGTGGTGGAGACGCTGGCGCACTACGCCGGGGTGCCGGTGTGGAACGGGCTGACCGATGAGTTCCACCCCACGCAGATCCTGGCGGACTTGCTCACCATGCGCGAACACTGCGCCAAGCCGCTGTCGGCCATCAAGCTGGCGTACCTCGGCGATGCGCGCAACAACATGGGCAACTCGTTGCTGGAGGGGGCGGCGTTGATGGGCATGGAGTTGCGCCTGGTGGCCCCGCGCGCCTTCTGGCCGGAGGCGGCGCTGGTGGCTCAGTGCCAGGCGGTAGCAGAGCAGACCGGCGCCAAGCTGATCCTGACGGAGGAGGTCGCCGAGGGGGTACAGGATGCGGACTTCCTGTATACCGATGTCTGGGTCTCAATGGGAGAGGCCAAGTCCGTCTGGCAGGAGCGTATCGCCCAGCTGCTGCCCTACCAGGTCAACATGCAGACGCTGCAACTGAGCGGCAATCCCCAGGTGAAATTCCTGCACTGCCTGCCCGCCTTCCATGACACGATGACCGCCGTGGGGAAACAGATGGCCGAACAGTATGGCTTACACGACGGGATCGAGGTTACCGATGAGGTGTTCGAGTCGCCGCACAGCATCGTCTTCGATCAGGCGGAGAACCGCCTGCATACCATCAAGGCGGTGATGGTGGCGACGCTGGCCGGCGCCTGA
- the rraB gene encoding ribonuclease E inhibitor RraB, with translation MANRELLEEQREETRMIIEELLDDGSDPDALYTIEHHLSAERFETLEQAAVEAFKLGYEVTDAEELEVEEGVLLMCCDVISEVGLNADTIDAQVEQLMTLAEKHGVSYDGWGTYFEDPDGEEGDDEGEYDEDDVDEDDDGRRH, from the coding sequence ATGGCAAACCGAGAGCTGCTAGAAGAACAGCGTGAAGAAACCCGCATGATTATCGAAGAGTTGCTGGATGACGGCAGCGATCCGGATGCGCTGTACACCATCGAGCACCACCTGTCGGCGGAGCGCTTTGAGACGTTAGAGCAGGCCGCCGTCGAGGCGTTCAAGCTGGGCTACGAAGTGACCGACGCCGAAGAGCTGGAGGTCGAAGAGGGCGTCCTGCTGATGTGCTGTGATGTGATCAGCGAGGTGGGCTTAAATGCCGACACCATCGACGCACAGGTCGAGCAGTTGATGACCCTGGCGGAGAAGCATGGCGTCAGCTACGACGGCTGGGGAACCTACTTTGAGGATCCGGACGGCGAAGAGGGCGACGACGAGGGGGAGTATGACGAGGATGACGTCGACGAAGATGACGACGGCCGTCGCCACTAA
- a CDS encoding GNAT family N-acetyltransferase, which yields MTEPHTADILIRPLTPADNAAIAAVIRRVSAECGLSADKGFTVSDPNLDRLAQSYAAARSAYWVVELNGEVAGGGGIAPLEGAAAHLCELQKMYFLPALRGRGIAKRLALQALDFARGQGFTHCYLETTATLLDAIALYQHLGFSRIDQALGATRHVDCEVRMLRAL from the coding sequence ATGACCGAGCCACACACCGCCGATATTCTCATCCGCCCGCTGACCCCCGCCGACAACGCCGCGATCGCCGCCGTGATCCGCCGCGTCTCCGCCGAGTGTGGCCTCAGCGCCGACAAGGGGTTCACCGTCTCCGATCCCAATCTGGATCGTCTGGCGCAGAGTTACGCGGCGGCGCGCAGCGCCTACTGGGTGGTCGAGCTCAACGGCGAGGTGGCGGGCGGCGGCGGTATCGCCCCGCTGGAAGGGGCCGCGGCGCACCTGTGTGAGCTACAAAAGATGTATTTCTTACCGGCGCTGCGTGGCCGCGGGATCGCAAAGCGTTTGGCGTTGCAGGCGCTGGATTTCGCCCGGGGCCAGGGGTTCACCCACTGCTATCTGGAAACCACCGCCACCCTGCTCGACGCCATCGCCCTGTACCAACATCTGGGATTTTCGCGCATCGACCAGGCGCTGGGCGCCACCCGCCACGTCGACTGCGAGGTACGCATGCTGCGCGCGCTCTGA
- a CDS encoding AAA-associated domain-containing protein, with the protein MTDARPSLPPVAPPPILAVRAVDHGYEQAHGRQTILQGVNLTLQTGEIVALLGRSGSGKSTLLRIISGLIAPSSGEVEYLGAPLQGPADGVAMVFQTFALFPWLTVLQNVEAGLEAQGMPAAERRPRALAAIDLIGLDGFENAYPRELSGGMRQRVGFARALVVDPTLLLMDEPFSALDVLTAETLRTDLLDLWSEGKLPIKSMLIVTHNIEEAVFMCDRILLLSSHPGKIIAEIAVPFRHPRNRLDPAFRHLVDEVYAQMTARNSDNTLRNELRLGSWLPHVSTNLIAGLLESLSAAPYHGRADMPDLALALHMEVDRLFPVAEVLQHLDFASVQQGDIILTPAGEQFAAMDTQPRKALFAEHLLRHVPLAMLIKSVLDERPGHRAPRVRFEQELEDALSDQAARETLDSVINWGRYAEIFSYNDQTETFSLEDVEF; encoded by the coding sequence ATGACCGACGCTCGCCCTTCGCTCCCGCCCGTAGCCCCGCCGCCGATCTTGGCCGTGCGCGCCGTCGATCATGGCTACGAGCAGGCGCATGGCCGACAGACCATCCTCCAAGGGGTGAACCTAACCCTGCAGACGGGCGAGATCGTCGCCCTACTCGGCCGCTCCGGCTCCGGCAAGTCCACCCTGCTGCGCATCATCTCCGGCCTGATCGCCCCCAGCTCCGGCGAGGTCGAGTATCTCGGCGCCCCGCTCCAAGGCCCGGCCGACGGGGTGGCGATGGTATTCCAGACTTTCGCCCTCTTTCCCTGGCTGACGGTGCTACAGAACGTGGAGGCGGGGCTGGAGGCACAGGGGATGCCCGCCGCCGAGCGCCGTCCGCGCGCGCTGGCAGCCATCGATCTGATCGGCCTGGATGGTTTCGAGAACGCCTACCCGCGCGAACTCTCCGGCGGCATGCGGCAACGCGTCGGCTTTGCCCGCGCCTTGGTGGTCGATCCCACCCTGCTGTTGATGGACGAGCCGTTCTCGGCGCTCGATGTGTTAACCGCCGAGACCCTGCGTACCGATCTGCTCGATCTGTGGAGTGAGGGCAAGCTGCCCATCAAGTCGATGCTGATCGTCACCCATAACATCGAGGAGGCGGTGTTCATGTGCGATCGCATCCTGCTGCTCTCCTCGCACCCCGGGAAGATCATCGCCGAGATCGCCGTCCCCTTCCGCCACCCGCGCAACCGCCTCGATCCCGCCTTCCGCCATCTGGTGGATGAGGTCTACGCCCAGATGACGGCACGCAATAGCGACAACACCCTGCGCAACGAGCTGCGCCTCGGCTCCTGGCTGCCACACGTCTCCACCAACCTGATCGCCGGGCTGTTGGAGAGCCTCTCCGCCGCCCCCTATCACGGGCGGGCCGATATGCCGGATCTGGCGCTGGCGCTCCACATGGAGGTCGACCGGCTGTTTCCCGTCGCCGAGGTGCTGCAACACCTGGACTTTGCCAGCGTGCAGCAGGGCGACATCATCCTCACCCCGGCCGGGGAGCAGTTTGCCGCCATGGATACCCAGCCGCGCAAGGCGTTATTCGCCGAACACCTGCTACGTCATGTCCCCCTGGCGATGTTGATCAAGAGCGTGCTCGACGAGCGCCCGGGCCATCGCGCGCCGCGGGTACGCTTCGAGCAGGAGTTGGAGGATGCCCTCTCCGATCAGGCCGCGCGTGAGACGCTGGATAGCGTGATCAACTGGGGACGCTACGCCGAGATCTTCTCCTATAACGATCAGACGGAGACCTTCAGTCTGGAGGATGTGGAGTTCTAA
- a CDS encoding ABC transporter permease, translating to MDSRRSESREPLSLHPNRWDVVAFPLIISLIAMMAIGFHQTLQPLASLEKQSISLAPAALPEYALRTTLRMLVAMLASLLFTLIYGTLAAKSRRAAKVLVPMLDILQSVPVLGYISFTVTFFVALFPGQVLGVELAAIFAIFTSQAWNMTFSFYQSLRTVPSDLDEVARGLHFTGWQRFWKLDAPFAMPGLIWNMIMSMSGGWFFIVASEAITVGHTHFVLPGIGAYLAEAILQRDLHAIGWVLLTMVAVILAYDQLLFRPLVAWADKFRMETTRSATPPTSWLFNLLRRTHLFHRLFAPLGQLLGWLARLPLRCPRRRPTQRAVTPSRIGPTIDRLWGGAILLLTLYLSVRVGAYVQSGVSLHEVGHVFLLGLITLLRVSLLILISSLIWVPLGVLIGLRPALAAKIQPLAQFLAAFPANLLFPVFVIVIVHFRLDPDIWLSPLIVLGTQWYILFNVVAGTMSFPNDYREAAANFHIHGWQWWRQIMLPAVFPYYVTGAITAAGGAWNASIVAEYVQWGDARLIAHGLGAYIAENTASGNFPHIILGIAMMALFVTLFNRLLWRPLYAYAETRFRAH from the coding sequence ATGGATAGCCGCCGATCCGAATCCCGCGAACCCTTGAGTCTGCATCCTAACCGTTGGGATGTCGTCGCCTTTCCGCTGATCATCAGCCTGATCGCCATGATGGCCATCGGCTTCCACCAGACGTTGCAACCCCTGGCCAGCCTGGAGAAACAGAGTATCTCTCTGGCTCCCGCCGCCCTGCCGGAGTATGCCCTGCGCACCACCCTGCGCATGTTGGTCGCCATGCTGGCCTCGCTGCTGTTCACCCTGATCTACGGCACCCTGGCGGCCAAGAGTCGACGCGCGGCCAAGGTACTGGTGCCGATGCTGGACATCCTGCAATCGGTGCCGGTGCTCGGCTACATCTCCTTCACCGTCACCTTCTTCGTCGCCCTGTTTCCGGGGCAGGTGCTCGGGGTCGAGTTGGCGGCCATCTTCGCCATCTTCACCAGCCAGGCGTGGAACATGACCTTCAGCTTCTACCAGTCCCTGCGTACCGTGCCGTCTGATCTCGACGAGGTGGCGCGCGGCCTGCACTTCACCGGCTGGCAACGCTTCTGGAAGCTGGATGCGCCCTTCGCCATGCCTGGGCTTATCTGGAACATGATAATGTCGATGTCCGGCGGCTGGTTCTTTATCGTCGCCTCGGAGGCGATTACCGTCGGCCATACCCACTTCGTCCTGCCAGGCATCGGCGCCTATCTGGCCGAGGCGATCCTACAGCGCGATCTGCACGCCATCGGCTGGGTACTGCTGACCATGGTGGCGGTGATCCTGGCCTATGATCAGCTGCTGTTTCGCCCGCTGGTCGCCTGGGCGGATAAGTTCCGCATGGAGACCACCCGCTCGGCCACGCCCCCCACCTCCTGGCTGTTTAACCTGCTGCGCCGCACTCACCTGTTCCATCGCCTGTTCGCCCCCTTGGGCCAGCTGCTGGGCTGGCTGGCACGCCTGCCGCTACGCTGCCCACGCCGCCGCCCGACGCAGAGGGCGGTCACGCCGAGCCGCATCGGGCCGACGATTGACCGCCTATGGGGGGGCGCGATCCTGCTGCTGACCCTCTATCTTAGCGTGCGTGTCGGGGCGTATGTGCAGAGCGGTGTCTCGCTGCACGAGGTGGGCCATGTGTTCCTGCTGGGCCTGATCACCCTACTGCGCGTCAGCCTGCTGATCCTGATCTCCTCGTTGATCTGGGTGCCGCTCGGGGTACTGATCGGCCTGCGTCCGGCGCTGGCCGCGAAGATCCAGCCGCTGGCCCAGTTCCTGGCCGCCTTCCCGGCCAACCTGCTATTCCCGGTGTTCGTCATCGTCATCGTCCATTTCCGCCTCGACCCCGACATCTGGTTATCGCCGTTGATCGTGCTGGGCACCCAGTGGTACATCCTGTTCAACGTGGTGGCGGGCACCATGAGTTTCCCCAATGACTACCGCGAGGCCGCCGCCAATTTCCATATTCACGGCTGGCAGTGGTGGCGCCAGATCATGCTGCCCGCCGTCTTCCCCTACTATGTCACCGGGGCGATCACCGCCGCCGGGGGCGCCTGGAACGCCAGCATCGTGGCGGAGTATGTGCAATGGGGCGACGCCCGGCTGATCGCCCATGGTCTGGGGGCCTACATCGCCGAGAACACCGCCAGCGGCAACTTTCCCCATATCATCCTGGGGATCGCCATGATGGCGCTGTTCGTCACCCTGTTTAACCGCCTGCTGTGGCGCCCGCTGTACGCCTACGCCGAGACACGCTTTCGCGCCCACTAA